One window from the genome of Pedobacter schmidteae encodes:
- a CDS encoding alpha-L-fucosidase, which translates to MKSKILLFSFFLSLTVKLSAQETTKENPLEKAKKMEWFKDAKLGIFIHWGIYSVNGISESWSFFNNYLSHDSYMKQLQGFNARNYQPQEWVKLIKESGAKYSIITSKHHDGISLWDTKAEGATTTIKNSAAKRDLISPFVKELKKSGLKTGIYFSLPDWSHADYDVFTRERKRYKLAEEPQRWNKFVNYFHTQLNEVSANFKPDLIWFDGDWEHNDKEWQSAQVLKNLKKYNPNIIINSRLNHHGDYETPEQGIPVLKPESDYWELCYTMNDSWGYQPYDEQYKSPNMIIRTLVDCISMGGNLLLDIGPKADGTIPTEQVNILKGLGRWTSKHTEAIYGTRAGIPAWHFSGKTALSKDGKTLYLYSDWKTRSGEQLMLCGIGTAPQSVRVIGSTEKVAFSRQGSNLLMSVPAAATDEDVTVIALSFKDPVNLEPQPQNAFDIKDLSAGKKENTSLKLMKLAAALHSGNNPFLTTGLAADGIGFEEGKKILTPEGYNWVCKNAESLYKTGKGLPEGHYQGASVLSADKQTLYLFVEGKPSGPIALKGIKNKINRIRIVGEGTMLPHKIYNKLYWSAVPGIVYIPVPEDRLDPTLTVIAVLLDGPVELYKEKIGAIESNL; encoded by the coding sequence ATGAAATCCAAAATCTTATTGTTTTCTTTTTTTTTATCCCTTACTGTTAAACTTTCGGCTCAGGAAACAACAAAAGAAAACCCTTTAGAAAAAGCTAAAAAAATGGAGTGGTTTAAAGATGCTAAACTGGGCATTTTTATCCACTGGGGCATTTATTCGGTTAATGGCATTTCCGAATCCTGGTCTTTTTTCAATAATTACCTGAGTCACGACAGTTACATGAAACAATTGCAAGGTTTTAATGCCCGTAATTACCAGCCTCAGGAATGGGTTAAACTGATTAAGGAAAGTGGTGCAAAATATTCGATCATCACCAGCAAACATCACGATGGAATTTCGCTTTGGGACACAAAAGCTGAAGGTGCTACCACCACTATAAAAAACAGCGCTGCAAAAAGGGACCTCATTAGCCCCTTTGTAAAGGAGTTAAAAAAGTCGGGCTTAAAAACCGGCATCTATTTTTCTTTACCCGATTGGAGCCACGCCGATTATGACGTTTTTACCCGCGAGCGAAAAAGATATAAACTGGCAGAGGAGCCTCAACGCTGGAATAAATTTGTCAACTATTTTCATACCCAGTTAAATGAAGTATCGGCCAATTTTAAACCGGATTTGATCTGGTTTGATGGCGACTGGGAGCACAATGACAAGGAATGGCAAAGCGCCCAGGTTTTAAAAAACTTAAAAAAATACAACCCCAACATCATCATCAATTCGCGGCTAAACCATCATGGCGATTACGAAACCCCAGAACAAGGAATTCCGGTGCTAAAACCGGAAAGCGATTATTGGGAGCTTTGTTACACCATGAACGACTCCTGGGGATATCAGCCTTATGATGAACAATACAAATCACCAAATATGATCATCAGAACATTGGTTGATTGTATCAGTATGGGTGGAAATTTATTACTCGACATCGGGCCAAAAGCCGATGGCACTATTCCGACCGAACAGGTAAACATCCTGAAAGGACTAGGCCGCTGGACCAGCAAACATACTGAAGCCATATACGGTACCCGGGCAGGTATTCCTGCCTGGCATTTCAGTGGCAAAACGGCTTTATCAAAAGATGGGAAAACACTTTATCTTTATTCGGACTGGAAAACAAGATCAGGCGAACAACTCATGCTATGTGGCATTGGAACGGCACCACAATCGGTCCGCGTAATCGGATCAACTGAAAAAGTAGCGTTTTCACGCCAGGGAAGTAACCTGTTAATGAGCGTGCCTGCCGCTGCAACGGATGAAGATGTTACCGTAATCGCATTGAGCTTTAAGGATCCGGTAAATTTAGAACCACAGCCGCAAAACGCCTTCGATATTAAGGATCTGTCGGCCGGAAAAAAAGAAAACACCTCACTGAAACTGATGAAACTGGCCGCAGCGCTCCATTCAGGCAACAATCCATTTTTAACTACCGGACTTGCGGCCGATGGTATCGGCTTTGAAGAAGGAAAAAAGATATTGACACCTGAAGGCTATAACTGGGTTTGCAAAAATGCAGAAAGCCTGTACAAAACAGGAAAGGGATTACCTGAAGGACATTATCAGGGAGCCAGTGTCTTATCGGCCGACAAACAAACCTTATATCTTTTTGTAGAAGGTAAGCCAAGCGGCCCCATTGCATTGAAAGGTATAAAAAATAAAATCAACCGCATCAGGATAGTTGGTGAAGGAACCATGCTACCTCATAAAATATACAACAAGCTATACTGGAGTGCTGTTCCGGGAATTGTTTACATTCCGGTACCGGAAGACAGACTAGACCCTACGCTTACGGTTATAGCCGTGTTGCTTGATGGTCCCGTTGAACTTTATAAGGAAAAGATTGGAGCTATAGAAAGTAATTTGTAA
- a CDS encoding SGNH/GDSL hydrolase family protein: protein MKQSLLFSFFMLMGAGIVLAQEKTVYKTWNPAKDQTSVIGGQGWHSGIQNFYDRLPEKAEAAVRKPVWNLSKNSAGLNIRFKSDAREIIVKYGVSGSIQMPHMPATGVSGVDLYAQNTDGKWVWARGKYTFGDTITYHFTNIETASASAREYTLYLPLYNSVKWMEISVPEQNFFTPLPVSTKKPIVVYGTSIAQGGCASRPGLAWTSILSRKLSRPIVNLAFSGNGRLEKEVFELLPEIDASLYVLDCLPNLTGTDFSNEEIIKRLEATVAHLQQKRPGVPILLTEHDGYTDEGINPVSRKSYQRVNAALNTAFAKLKANGVKQIYLLSKAAINQDIESTVDGTHPNDIGMLHYAEAYDKLIRKFNL from the coding sequence ATGAAACAATCTTTATTATTTAGCTTTTTTATGCTGATGGGTGCAGGCATCGTACTTGCACAAGAAAAAACAGTTTACAAAACCTGGAATCCGGCAAAAGATCAGACCAGTGTAATCGGGGGGCAGGGTTGGCACAGTGGCATCCAGAATTTTTACGACCGCCTGCCTGAAAAAGCAGAAGCAGCAGTACGCAAACCGGTGTGGAACCTTTCAAAAAACAGTGCGGGGCTCAATATTCGTTTCAAATCGGATGCCCGTGAAATTATTGTGAAATATGGGGTTTCGGGATCTATTCAAATGCCGCATATGCCTGCTACAGGGGTAAGCGGAGTGGACCTGTATGCGCAAAATACCGACGGAAAATGGGTGTGGGCACGGGGTAAATATACTTTCGGAGATACCATTACCTATCATTTTACAAATATTGAGACTGCCAGTGCCTCGGCGCGTGAGTATACCTTGTACCTGCCGCTGTACAATTCTGTAAAATGGATGGAAATTAGTGTGCCCGAGCAAAACTTTTTTACACCGCTTCCGGTTTCAACCAAAAAGCCGATTGTAGTTTATGGTACTTCCATTGCGCAGGGAGGTTGTGCCAGTCGGCCGGGATTGGCCTGGACATCTATCCTTAGCCGTAAACTGAGCCGCCCTATAGTAAACCTTGCTTTCTCGGGTAATGGTCGCCTGGAAAAAGAGGTGTTTGAACTGCTACCTGAAATTGACGCCAGCTTATACGTGTTGGATTGCTTGCCAAATCTGACCGGAACTGATTTTAGCAATGAAGAAATTATCAAACGCCTGGAGGCTACAGTTGCTCATTTGCAGCAAAAGAGACCAGGTGTGCCGATTTTACTGACCGAGCATGATGGCTATACAGATGAAGGAATAAATCCGGTTAGCCGGAAATCGTACCAAAGGGTAAATGCAGCCCTGAATACTGCTTTTGCCAAATTAAAGGCCAATGGCGTAAAACAAATCTATTTACTCTCCAAAGCTGCCATCAATCAGGATATTGAAAGTACAGTAGATGGAACTCATCCCAATGATATTGGTATGCTGCATTATGCAGAAGCGTATGATAAGTTGATCAGGAAGTTTAATTTGTAA
- a CDS encoding AraC family transcriptional regulator → MKPQLLKVSNNLVNSFSARRDKVPYINNRWHYHAEVELIYFKKGSGTQFIGDNIKRFSSGDIVLVGAHLPHYWKFDEHYFNDDQENHADVVVVHFCETFWGNHFLNLPENKGIKLTLEKAQRGIQIIDEKKERIGALMEEILEATGSQRIILLMEALLAIESSTKEKSLSSMGFRNNFEETENDRINAIYNYSLTHFKRKIQMEEMAAVANISPNSFCRYFKTRTRKTYTQFISEIRVGHACKLLIEDSLNVKQICYESGFHNFASFHKHFKIITGQSPLSYQKSYLHK, encoded by the coding sequence ATGAAACCTCAACTGCTCAAAGTTTCCAATAACCTGGTCAATTCTTTTAGCGCCAGGAGAGATAAAGTTCCTTACATCAACAACCGCTGGCATTATCATGCGGAAGTGGAATTGATTTATTTTAAAAAAGGTAGTGGTACACAGTTTATTGGTGATAACATCAAACGTTTCAGTTCGGGCGATATTGTGCTTGTAGGTGCGCACTTGCCTCATTACTGGAAATTTGACGAGCACTATTTTAATGATGACCAGGAAAACCATGCAGATGTGGTGGTGGTTCATTTTTGTGAAACCTTTTGGGGCAATCATTTTCTAAATTTGCCGGAAAACAAAGGAATAAAACTAACGTTGGAGAAAGCCCAACGAGGCATTCAAATTATAGACGAAAAAAAGGAACGCATTGGCGCCTTGATGGAAGAAATTCTGGAGGCTACGGGTTCGCAAAGAATTATTTTGCTGATGGAGGCCTTGCTGGCTATTGAAAGCAGCACCAAAGAAAAATCCTTATCGTCAATGGGTTTCCGCAATAATTTTGAAGAAACGGAAAATGACAGGATCAATGCCATTTACAATTATTCGTTAACGCATTTTAAAAGAAAAATTCAAATGGAAGAAATGGCAGCTGTTGCCAATATCAGCCCCAATTCTTTCTGTCGCTATTTTAAAACACGTACCCGAAAAACGTACACGCAATTTATAAGTGAAATAAGGGTTGGGCATGCCTGTAAACTATTGATAGAAGACAGCCTCAATGTAAAGCAGATTTGTTACGAAAGTGGTTTTCACAACTTTGCCAGCTTTCATAAACATTTTAAAATTATTACCGGACAGAGTCCATTATCCTACCAAAAGTCGTACCTGCACAAATAA
- a CDS encoding TonB-dependent receptor produces MLRSTTRGTILLLLLISLFATQQLKAQMKRVVTGTVQDSTNLPIPSAHVRLISGKDTLNRSADNEGRFSFSGISSPNFDILIRGIGYKAFSGSYTFDAKQTEFALDAIVLKAETQMLNEVVINGKIRPIRVMKDTIEYNAGAYVVRENDHVEDLLKQLPGMEVDEKGKVTSLGKELTKIRVNGKDFFTGNVKEFIKQLPADIFSHLQVIDDYGDEANFTGIKVGEPKKILNLVTKPDRNKGRFGSAGGSAGTNKRYGLNVVGNMWEGDQQIGLNSFLSNANNSGGQSRDFSLGANIRKPLAKGLSMSGGYTFNQNRSENERQSYIETVNELGTIYNDSFNRSKQSGGNHNLNLDINGMLLKNYFNASINGSLSSNSSVNHSSSLQTGVIKQDLINDNGVSGNSPGLSANLAWGKKFGKKRKRTVLMNFNTNLNKTNNNEDITTTTSYYDKITGDLVKDSLLNRIVDTRNVSNSFNAGFSFSEPLTRADDTVKRKSIDVNYAVTLTSTHNNLQTNVRDKLGQAHYVDSLSNIYTSLFINQNLRLSYRYNAKKFDYSIGVSAQPSTLTGSYEGRDDKVRQNTLNFSPTADARFLLSQSQSVNFSYNGYTNAPSFEQLRPVPDTRNLQNVIIGNPDLKTAFTHSVNLSYRLFGSTTGRALQIGFNGNVIQNQVASNVILIPDTLNGLKQETRFENANGNYNFGSNYSLSLPFAKRKYSLSANGNLGYTNAVVFTDNVKNFNSGINFSQSVQASMNTKKLSMSTAVNYSYSVNDYSLATVKSRNIENWSFSLQSRVVASKFLSANVTATKRINNGYALNSTNPLLIGASIDTFFLKNRMATLSLQANDLLNQGNTLDRVVDNNSIIDSRSNQVTRYIVMNFSMRLQNFGGKKKS; encoded by the coding sequence ATGCTTAGATCAACTACCCGCGGAACAATTTTATTACTGTTATTGATTAGCCTTTTTGCCACGCAGCAGTTAAAGGCACAAATGAAAAGAGTAGTTACGGGAACTGTTCAGGACAGCACCAATCTGCCCATCCCAAGTGCACATGTTCGTTTAATTAGCGGTAAAGATACCCTAAACAGGAGTGCCGATAACGAAGGAAGATTTTCCTTTAGTGGCATCAGTAGTCCGAATTTTGATATCCTGATCAGGGGAATTGGCTATAAAGCATTTTCAGGTTCCTATACTTTTGATGCCAAACAGACTGAATTTGCATTGGATGCGATAGTGCTGAAAGCCGAAACCCAGATGTTGAATGAAGTGGTGATTAATGGTAAAATCAGACCGATAAGGGTGATGAAAGATACTATAGAATACAATGCTGGGGCATATGTGGTTCGGGAAAATGATCATGTAGAGGATTTGCTAAAGCAGCTGCCCGGGATGGAGGTGGATGAAAAAGGCAAGGTGACCAGCCTGGGCAAAGAGCTGACAAAGATCAGGGTAAACGGAAAAGATTTTTTTACGGGAAATGTAAAGGAGTTTATCAAGCAATTGCCGGCCGATATATTTTCTCATTTGCAGGTAATTGACGATTACGGAGATGAGGCTAATTTTACCGGAATTAAAGTAGGTGAGCCCAAAAAGATACTGAACCTGGTAACTAAACCAGACCGAAATAAAGGTCGGTTTGGAAGTGCAGGAGGAAGTGCAGGTACCAATAAAAGGTACGGGCTGAATGTTGTAGGAAATATGTGGGAGGGAGATCAGCAGATTGGCCTTAATAGTTTTTTGAGTAATGCCAATAACAGCGGCGGACAGAGCCGGGATTTTTCTTTGGGGGCCAATATCAGGAAGCCATTAGCCAAGGGATTAAGCATGAGTGGAGGATATACTTTTAATCAAAACCGAAGCGAAAATGAAAGACAGAGCTATATAGAAACGGTGAATGAATTGGGAACCATTTATAATGACAGTTTTAACCGGTCTAAACAAAGCGGCGGCAACCATAACCTGAACCTGGATATCAATGGGATGCTGCTGAAAAATTATTTCAATGCTTCGATAAATGGAAGTTTGTCTAGCAACAGTTCGGTAAATCATTCTTCCTCCCTGCAAACCGGAGTGATAAAACAAGACCTGATTAACGACAATGGCGTTTCCGGTAACAGTCCGGGCCTAAGCGCAAATTTAGCCTGGGGTAAAAAGTTTGGTAAAAAAAGAAAGCGCACGGTGTTGATGAATTTTAATACCAATCTGAATAAAACCAATAACAACGAAGATATTACCACCACAACCAGTTATTACGATAAAATAACGGGTGATTTGGTAAAAGACTCGCTGCTGAATAGAATTGTGGATACCAGGAACGTTAGCAACAGCTTTAATGCCGGTTTCAGTTTTAGCGAACCTTTGACCAGGGCCGATGATACCGTAAAAAGAAAATCGATAGATGTTAACTATGCCGTTACCTTAACTTCTACGCATAATAACCTGCAAACAAATGTGCGGGACAAGTTGGGCCAGGCCCACTATGTAGATTCATTGAGTAATATTTACACTTCTCTGTTCATCAATCAGAACCTGCGTTTAAGTTACCGTTACAATGCCAAAAAGTTTGATTATAGTATTGGTGTAAGCGCACAGCCCAGCACGCTTACCGGAAGTTATGAGGGAAGGGATGATAAAGTGCGGCAGAATACTTTAAATTTCAGTCCTACCGCCGATGCCAGGTTTTTGCTAAGTCAAAGCCAGTCTGTAAATTTTAGTTATAACGGGTATACAAATGCACCCAGTTTTGAACAGCTTCGCCCGGTTCCCGATACCAGGAACCTACAGAATGTGATTATCGGTAACCCGGATTTAAAAACCGCCTTTACCCATTCGGTGAATCTCAGTTACCGGTTATTTGGCAGCACTACTGGCAGGGCATTACAAATAGGCTTCAATGGAAATGTGATTCAAAACCAGGTGGCCAGTAATGTTATCCTTATTCCTGATACCTTAAATGGCCTTAAGCAGGAAACACGTTTCGAAAATGCAAACGGCAATTACAATTTTGGGAGCAATTATTCCCTCTCGCTACCTTTTGCCAAAAGAAAATATAGTTTGTCGGCCAATGGAAACCTGGGGTATACCAATGCCGTTGTGTTTACAGACAATGTAAAGAACTTTAACAGCGGAATTAATTTTAGTCAGTCGGTACAAGCCAGCATGAACACCAAAAAGCTGTCGATGAGTACGGCTGTAAATTATAGTTATAGTGTAAATGATTACTCGCTGGCCACTGTGAAATCCAGAAATATAGAAAACTGGTCCTTTAGCTTACAATCGAGAGTGGTGGCCTCCAAATTTTTGTCGGCCAATGTCACTGCTACCAAAAGAATAAACAATGGTTATGCGCTCAATTCCACCAATCCACTATTGATCGGGGCAAGTATTGATACCTTTTTCTTAAAAAACCGGATGGCCACGTTATCCCTTCAGGCCAATGATCTGCTGAATCAGGGAAATACACTGGATAGGGTAGTAGATAACAACTCGATTATCGACAGCAGAAGTAATCAGGTTACCCGGTATATTGTCATGAATTTTTCGATGAGGCTACAAAATTTTGGTGGGAAGAAAAAGAGTTGA